One part of the Streptomyces lydicus genome encodes these proteins:
- a CDS encoding amidinotransferase: protein MSTGPAESPVCSWTEWDPLEEVIVGIVDGASFPTWHEALPPVLPADQHETFRRNAGRPFPPEQVAAAQAELAELVHILEGEGVRVRRPEAIPQRTPYTTLDWTSTGMYAAMPRDAILVVGDDIIECPMAWRSRYYENLAYRPLLKEYFRGGAKWTAAPKPELTDAQFDQDWTDPGEDGPQRLVVTEFEPTFDAADFTRCGRDIIAQKSNVTNDFGIEWLRRHLGDAYRIHVFEFNDPHPMHIDATLVPMAPGKLLIHPERVTEVPALFKGWDVQAAPAPVIPDGHPLYMTSKWINMNILMLDEERVIVEAQDEPMIATMKKFGFTPIPCNFRNFNSFGGSFHCATVDVRRRGTLQSYF, encoded by the coding sequence GTGTCGACCGGGCCGGCGGAGAGCCCTGTGTGCTCCTGGACGGAGTGGGACCCGCTGGAGGAAGTGATCGTCGGCATCGTCGACGGAGCGAGCTTCCCGACGTGGCACGAGGCGCTGCCGCCGGTGCTGCCCGCCGACCAGCACGAGACCTTCCGCCGGAACGCGGGACGGCCGTTCCCGCCCGAGCAGGTCGCCGCCGCACAGGCGGAGTTGGCGGAGCTGGTGCACATCCTCGAAGGTGAGGGGGTGCGGGTGCGCCGGCCGGAAGCGATTCCCCAGCGCACGCCGTACACCACGCTGGACTGGACCAGTACCGGTATGTACGCGGCCATGCCCCGGGACGCGATTCTCGTGGTCGGTGACGACATCATCGAGTGCCCGATGGCCTGGCGCTCCCGCTACTACGAGAACCTCGCCTACCGGCCGCTGCTCAAGGAATACTTCCGGGGTGGCGCGAAATGGACCGCGGCACCCAAGCCGGAGCTGACCGACGCGCAGTTCGACCAGGACTGGACCGACCCGGGCGAGGACGGCCCGCAGCGACTGGTGGTGACCGAATTCGAGCCGACCTTCGACGCGGCCGACTTCACCCGCTGCGGACGCGACATCATCGCCCAGAAGAGCAACGTCACCAACGACTTCGGCATCGAGTGGCTGCGCCGCCACCTCGGCGACGCGTACCGCATCCACGTCTTCGAGTTCAACGACCCGCACCCGATGCACATCGACGCGACGCTGGTGCCGATGGCCCCGGGCAAGCTGCTCATCCACCCCGAGCGGGTCACCGAGGTGCCGGCGCTGTTCAAGGGCTGGGACGTGCAGGCCGCCCCCGCGCCCGTCATCCCGGACGGGCATCCGCTCTACATGACCAGCAAGTGGATCAACATGAACATCCTGATGCTGGACGAGGAGCGGGTGATCGTCGAGGCGCAGGACGAGCCGATGATCGCCACGATGAAGAAGTTCGGCTTCACGCCGATCCCCTGCAACTTCCGCAATTTCAACAGCTTCGGCGGCTCGTTCCACTGCGCCACGGTGGACGTGCGGCGCCGGGGGACGTTGCAGTCGTACTTCTAG